TCTTTCAGGGGACTGGTAgtgtttcctcctgcagctggttACCAGCACCGATGCTGCAGGGTGTCTTTATTAGATTAGAAGGTCTGGGATATCTGCTGAAAAccctcaggccccgtttacacggagcaaaaactgaggcgttttaatgcgttttggccattcgtttacacgaaaacggagctcaaagccccccaaaacgatcatttctgaaaactccggccaaagtggagattttcaaaaactccgtttacacgtttgcgtctaaacggaggaaaacggagatttaggcttcagaacatcacatatgcaccagaaacgtcaccagcgtcatttgtgcgacttgtttacaattagtttggccaccgtcaatattttcttgtattttacctgttttatattctaaagtcacacttaaaagtaactccacttctctgtcactccaaaccaaagactctcgttccgtcttggaagtaaagcctgaattatggtcccgcgttaaatcgacgcagagcctacggcgtaggttacgcggcgatgcgcgccgtacggtgtgcgtcgccgcgtaccctacgccgtaggctctgcgttagtgtaacgcagaaccataaatcagcctaaactggaagttacacaaatacacgtgtcatttgttgatgttttttccaggattctgattggctggcatgacgttaacagcgttttcatgcgggtccgtgtaaacgaggatatttttgaaaacgtagaggggaaaatgtcagtttttgtaaatacccggctacgtgtaaacgtggcctcagtccCCCCGAGCGACAGGTTCCCAGAGCCGCGGTTAAGAGTGAAACAGGCAGAAACGTGTGTGAACGGTGATGGAACGTGTTGAGATGTGAGGTTGACGGGAGAATAAAGTCTCTGTTCTGGTCCCCAGACCCAGCAGATCACCCCCCAGCTGGCCCTGCAGGTCCTGCTCCAGTTCGACAAAGCCATCAACACAGCCCTGGCCAACCGGGTCCGGAACCGGGTCAACTTCAGGGTGAGTCCAGTCCCAGACCTGCACCAACCCCAACCTGGGGCCCGTTCTGGTCCTGATCTTTGGTctctgttctggtcctggtctctgttctggtctctgttctggtcctggtctctgttctggtctctgttctggtcctggtctctgttctggtctctgttctggtcctggtctctgTTCTGGTCCCGATCTCTGATCTCTGTTCTGGTATATTGACTCTTTTAATAGACTTAAATTATGAAAACTACTGCAACAATTACCCTACATGGATAATTaattatgaatatatatatatatatatatatatatgtgtgtgtttgtgtaaacactcaccggccacttcaTTAAGTACAACTGTCCAACTACTCTATAACGAaacatttctaatcagccaataaCATGACAGCACCTCAACGCTTGTAGACATGTGGACGTGGTgaagacgatctgctgcagttcaaaccagcatcagaacgggGAAGAACGTGATTTAAGGGAATCTGAacatggcatggttgttggtaccagacgggctggtctgagtgtttcacaaaatgctgatctactgggattttcacccaCAACCATCTCCCGGGTTTACAGAGAGTGGTCCGAAAGAGAAAATATGCAGTGAGCGGCAGCTCGGTTGGTGCAAATCCCTTGTTGATGCCGGAGGTCAGAGGAGAACTGGAGACTGGTGGGAGCTGATAGAAAgacaacagtaactcaaataaccactcgttacagctaagaacaggaaactgaggctacaattcacacagtAACCAgaactggacaacagaagatggaaaaacgtttcctggtctgatgagtctccaATTCTGCTGCCACATTCAGATGGTCGGGTCAGAGTTCATCAACATGAAAGcttggatccatcctgccttgtatcaacggtccaggctgctgctggtggtgtgACGGTGTGGGGGagattttcctggcacactttggaccctttagtaccaactgagcatcatctcaacgccacagcctacctgagggccaatcccaatacaccccctactttctaccactagccctaaaaatgaagccacaggcgtagggtccttgtaatgttccctagggattgggacaccacttgctacgtcactgcgtggtttacgttggggtacgtaagcgactgcgtagttacgtttgcacaaacgtcacaccatatcaggaagcccagagataaaagctgttcaaatttcagctgtagcgctgttaatttgccactttattaagttttaatattttttcaggtgtaaaagtaaccgttaagatccccaacctgggctcagtttatccaaataacgcctgttaagaaatttgatccgaagtTTTTGGGGatgagccgccggctcgggagctgatttatggttctgcgttaaatgttgatttaacgcaaaaccataaatcagccgagatctgaagatacaacgcaacaacgaccaagcaggtgattatgtacattcactgagtgagtattatgaaattaaaatatatatttctcgctagaaatgtaatcaaaacgcatttttatgcagaaactaactcaaaatattgatttttattcactaaaattagaaatgtccgccatgtttttttgtttgattcagtctgcaaatgatgacgtaaagcattctgggaaattttctctagccctccgtcagcgagtcagtatctgaaatccctcgctgtgaagggctagattcatacacactagccctcgttatgtccactagccctacatgcaaagaggaattgggacaccactaccctcacgggaacgcacaaaatttaggggtagggatgaaaagtaagagtagggggggattgggactgggcctgaATGTTGGTGCTGGCCacgtccatccctttatgaccagtGTACAATCTTCtgatgctacttccagcaggataacatgtcataagaatcatctcagactcTTGAACACGAGGatgagttcactactcaaatgttctccagtcaccagatctccatCCAACAGAACACCTTTGTGATACGGGAGATtctcatcatggatgtgcagcccacaaatctgcagcaactgtgtgatgctgtcatgtcaatatggaccaaactctctgagcaATGTTTTCtgaaccttgttgaatctatgccaggaaggattaaggcagttctgaaggtaaaaggggtccaacccggtactagcaaggtgtacctaataaagtggctggtgagtgtaAGTGCTAACATGTACTCATGTTATTGGCAGGTTGTCCAAGTGATTCTCtgaatactactactaccactgtcattaagcagatgcttttatccaaagtgacttatctggctccagctgatccaaaatgcagcagcacgagtgctgacaggaatcggcaggagagaccacgtctctccagtgttagcgtcgctccattggtccCTGTAAAACTCAGGATCCAATTCAAAGTTCTATTACTTGCGtgtaaagcccaaaacggcttagctccgcgatatttacaagacctgatagtgccttatgttcctggcagagctctccgttctcagagtgcaggtgaGTGTATATCTAGACGCATAAGAACTAGGTATATGAGTTGGTTGgtcactgccccctggtggatgTGTTGCTTAGCAACCACGTGAGCACAGAGGTATGAGGGTTAGTGACTGTAACACCTGTTGTTGTTTCCTCCTGCAGGGCTCCCTGAACACGTACCGGTTCTGTGACAACGTGTGGACGTTTGTTCTGAACGACGTGGAGTTCCGGGAGGTCACGGACCTGGTGAAGGTGGACAAGGTCAAGATCGTGGCCTGCGACGGGAAGAGTGAGTCAGAACCTGCAGCTAAACTCATCACCGGACCTCGTTAAAAATCCCACACAGATGCAGTTTCCAGTGCTgtccctggttctggttctggtggtcCCAGTCAGGACTTTACTGGAACACAATCACCAGGAGTTCACCACTAAAATTAAGAAGGGAGTCAGCATTCAGCTTCACGTGATTACCATGGTAACTGAAGCACACAGGCTGAGACGTTGGGATTGTAGGTTTCCATTGAcagattatacaggactgtctcagaaaattagaatattgtgataaagttctttattttctgtaatgcaattaaaaaaacaaaaatgtcatacattctggattcattacaaatcaactgaaatattgcaagccttttattattttaatattgctgatcatggtttacagtttaagattaagattcacagatatcagagataggatatttgagttttcttaagctgtaaaccatgatcagcaatattaaaataataaaaggcttgcaatatttcagttgattttttttttctccctttccttttttaatctggacatttcgacttttttctcgacgtttcaacttttttcttgagattgtatttcaacattaatctcaatatttcaacttttttctcaacatttcgacttttttcacgaaatttcgacttatttctcaacatttcgactttttttctctcgacattttggcttttttctcaaaattgtacttccaacattaatctcgacatttcgacttttttcgcgaaatttcgacttttttcacgaaatttcgacttatttctcaacatttcgccttttttctcgaagtgcataaggaaaaaaaaaatgttcccccagttctaactaatatagatccatgcagcatgtgttgtcttcattctaaggctgatacaagacttttaattttttgcagctccagacatatttgtttttggtccaatatggctctaaaacattttgggtcaCCGCCCCCTGGTCTAGGTGTTGCCGTGTCCTCCAGCTGACcttgttctccctgtgttcagATTCCGGCTCCAACGCTGCAGAGTGACGGCGGATCCTCGTCTTCCTCCGTCAGATGGACCCGGACGGACCAAGACTGTACATATAATTTATTACAGCAGttaccagtgtgtgtgtgtgtgtgtgagagagtgtgtgtgtgtgtgtgtgtgtgtgtgtgtgtgagagagtgtgtgtgtgtgtgtgagagagagagagagagagagagagagagagagggagtgtgtgtgtgaggtcaCCAACAggaatttctttttgtttttttttaataatgaagGTTTTGTGTTCAGTGTGTTGTCAAAATGCTGAATcatctttaataaaactttatttaaaacacaGATTCAGTTGTGGTGTTTGAGATGATTGAGCTGCTGCCTGTTAAATACATAGTTATCTGTTTATGACATTAAATATTCAGCAGATGCATCCTCCAAAGAACattatataactttttttttccagtatgCAATCATTTATTCACTTAAAAAGAATGAGGACAGTCTTACTACCTGTATGAAGGTCTGGGGGCTGCAGGTGTGTCCTAACACAGTACCAGCCGGGAAAGACAAAAGTACTGGTCTTAGAGAAGCAGTTTGGGCTacttttaaaactaaaacaaagcCAGTTGAATAGGCCTGTGTTTAAAAGATCGgctttccgattctaaatcgattctcatattaattcctaaaaatcgattcgtatggctaaagatcaattttttttttcttctttcatcattacattacaacttttggtatttttttgtttttgcctaaaaaaggaatgttttgttggacaccagcataactagtgccatgttttttgcctttaaatatgtttaaaggtatgaaaccattaaagttttcagttataattgcataaaatatttatttgctttatatATGCCCCCCCTCTgggcatcccgctgctgcttccacctgcctgctgtgctgctgacgtccctgactcccccagtctggtctttggcaggagggtcccccttatgatccaggtcctggtcgaggtttcttcctcctaaaggggagtttttcttgccactgtttggtttaaggtttttctcccactaggggagtttttacctgccattgtttatgtaataattgctcgggggtttatgttctggatctctggaaagatcctagagacaacttctgttgtattagacgctatacaaattgaattgaatatatatttattcaagtagcctcataattgtaacaacatctgcatctgattgttaaattaaacaaagtgcaattcaaaaatatttattgTCACTGAATGAAAGTACCTGTGCCGGGCCGGGCTCACGCTGAGCTCTGGCGTGTTGTGGACGTGTCCCTGCAGCCGGAGGAACGAGACGCTTCACCCAATAACttctttatttaaattaaaCACGGGAAACACTGAACAGTAGAAAAGTCCGGccggagcagccggagcagccgGCCGGACCGCAGAACCCCCAGCGGCTCCGCCCACAGGTCACACAGAAGCTGTTCCAGCGGTGCAGACTGGTGGAGCTGTGAGGGAGACGGGCCGGGCCGGGCTGGGCTGCCGCTGGAGGACCACGGACCGCCGGCACCGCGGGTCAGAGCGCCTCGTCCAGCGGCACCAtgagcagctgcagctccttGAAGGCGCTGCCGTGGCGACCCACCTGCAGGGCCCGGTTCTTCACGATGTTGCTCAGGTTCTTCAGGTGCTTGCAGCACGCTCGGCACTTCTGGTgtctgcacacacacaagcagtAGCAGCATCAGAACCAGACGGCAGCACACATTTCAGACGTGCTGCTCCGGGTCAGACTGGACGGGATCTTTAAAAGTCACTAAATCCCTAACCATGACCCCTCACACCCTGCTATCTGTTTAAGCGCCTCCACTCCCAGAGGAGGATTATTTAGAAGTCACTGGGTAAAAGGAACAAGAGATACAATGActcttagggccaatcccaatacaccccctactttctaccactagccctaaaaatgaagccacagactttagggcccttgtaatgttccctagggattgggacaccacttgctacgtcactgcgtggtttacgttcgggtacgtaagcgactgcgtagttacgtttgcacatacgtcacaccatatcaggaagcccagagataaaagctgttttaatttcagctgtagcgctgttaatatgcccgTTTAttactgcgttggtgtaacgcggaaccataatcagcctttattctggcgagatctgaaaagacttcgcaacaacgggcaagcgagtgattatatacattcactgattgaatattatgaaagtaaaatatatatttcttgctagaaatgtaatcaaaatgcatttttatgcagaaactaactcaaaatattgattttattcacgaaaaatgagaaatgtccgccatgtttttttgtttgattcagtctgcaaatgatgacgtactgtaaagcattctgggaaattttctctggccctcggtcagcgagtcagcatctgaaatccctaactgaagggctagattcatacacactagccctcgttatgtccactagccctacatgcaaagaggaattgggacaccactaccctcaggggaacacgcaaaatttaggagtaggactgaaaagtaggactagggggggattgggactgggcctctCTTTCCCTCGGGCGTACGACTACTAAACGCTTAacgcaggggtgtccaaagtcggtcctcgagggccgcagtcctgcatgttttagatgtttccctttttttatcaaaccgtgatacaaggagctctgtcatcaacagaactatccagactttgatgacaaggtggtgacgagcgttaattagaatcaggtgtgttgatgcaggaaacaactaaaacatgcaggacaccggccctcgaggacccactttggacaccccttgTCCTATTTCGGTAATCCTGTCTGATATGTGCTGTTGTGTGCCTTGTCCAGTTTAGTCTGCACTGTTATTACTCTGTTTTTGTCCTCTGGAGAATGTTCTGTCTCTTGTACTGCTGTGGtgttgcagctccacctgcaccgtgACACTAGCTCCCCCGGCCGAGCCGGGTGGCAGTAACAGGCCGGTGAGTGGACCCACCTCTCCTcccggctgatgtccacccccACGGCCGGCGACGCCTTCAGCGTGTCGTTGATCAGCATCCAGAAGTGCTTCATGATGAGCTTCAGGGACGTGGAGCCGGTCTGCATGTAGCTGAGGACACACAACCACAACGGTGACCCGGGGGGTTCTGGAGGACCGGGATCTGGACCCGGGAGGTTCTGGCACATAttcatgtctcctcctcctcctatggagctgctgtgatacgtcaacgtcaccgccatattggatgttcaagactgtaaactaatacaagtaaattgacttattttcataaagcgcctttctacaaagaaatgtacgttttacgtctcatttattcattcacgcactaatatacttgggaaacagttaggcaccaaatataatatatttaattttctcagatggcaaaaataagaactttattgatcccacataggagtaattcatgttatatcagctacagagaacaaggtagtgccgaaaaacaatatatatccccactcagaaaaataagaaaaatagagaaacatattttctcatcaataaaacaaattttaatttaacatattttaaccattttttcagacaataaaataactgaaaaaatctttaaaaaggttcaaatatgttattttgttacttgaaaaaattaactgtttcccaagtatattagtgcgtgtttgaatgaataaatgagacgtaaaacgtacatttctttgtagaaaggcgctttatgaaaataagtccatttacttgtattagtttatgtagcacggtgagtgccacgggggcccgaccgacaggatggagagacacggagctttgtgcagaaccctttttattAGATCAGATCACCAACACaccgtgcacaagcacctcaagCCAGCCGCAGCTTCTCcgccccttgctgctgtccagctctgccttataaaaggcaggcagggtggagagctgcagccactcaggcggatgggacacaggtgcgcgtgtcccatcaacctcccCACCTTGCCACagtttacagtcttgaacatccaatatggtggagacgttgacgtatcgcagaaGCGGACAAGCACACTCGATGCATCGTCTACGTTTCTATGTCTATGTTCTGGaggaccgggacctggaccgggagGTTCTGGCGGGGGGAGCTCACCTCTCGTACTTGCTCTGCAGCAGCTTGTCGATCTGGGGCAGGATGGTGGTGCACAGGTCCAGCTTCCACAGAGACCTGCAGCAGGGCACAGGGGTGAGAGCTGCCCCTGCTGGGGACGGGGGGTGGAAccatacactaatctcaccataACCATAccatattatagcagtatttttttaacaaccttgaatgaggaacatatgactggaaaaaatggtcttttatttgaaagacacaaaatacaaaacaatactgtgcgtttgccctattgttccagtttgtaatgctttataactgtttaagttttaaagagaaagccaggccaaccattttccacaaactgaactaaaagtaaatgtcaggtttgcattatgatcttcagtttcatacaagtacaaatatttagacacaaactgaatagtttctctcatgtaggatttgacttttttcttttccagaaatttaacaactaaaattaaataaataaataaaagtaaataaatacatacaattttacatcataaacagATTGACtcctgctcaccttataagtgtaagaggagatttatttttgttaagaagattattttggtaattcagggttgattattttataaatctattctttatattgtgatgtaaatcagggactataatgacactagtcagtttatctgtagtgatgagtctgttttagattgggcggagtgatacgccacagtacggcactaggtgctgtgttgatgttctaaaatcctacactgttgagggacattaaagtacactggaactcagcagaagtttccccgtgtttatcctattcaccaccccaaaaaggtttaatttaataaggtaaggcttaactctacaccagccttacagaAGTAAAAgttcccgtgatcgggaccaaaacgggactagtttcttctgagcggaggaagattttcatccgcgggtcgaggcgcggtcggatgcgcgttactagtcaacacaatagattaatattaataacccaatatcagatacagtttgtcacctccacgacacgtatcgtgacgtttttgtatcgcgaaatttcgtggcaccatatattgttacacccctactgggGACGGAGGGAACTGCAGGCTGACGGAGGAGCAGCTCTGCTGCCTCTGCTGGCTCcaccagatgtgtgtgtgtgtgtgtgtgtgtgtgtgtgtgtgtgtgtgtgtgtgtgtgtgtgtgtgtgtgtgtgtgtgtgtgtgtgtgtgtgtgtgtgtgtgtgtgtgtgtgtgtgtgtgtgtgtgtgtgtgtgtgtgtgtgtgagagtctcACGGCTGCTGGTTGATGATGTTGAGGATGTCCACCACGATGGACAGGTCACTGATGGAGACAGCCATGTCCAGGGCGCTCTGCAGACACACGGGGACAGCAGGacagttaaacctctgcagcTGATGGAACACAGTCCTCACACACACTCTGaactttgtgtttaatgttcagtttgttgttgttcatgtgtaggcatcagaatttatcctaagtgttgttttatcatcttttaacgcttgtgtaaataaattgtgattaatttgaatgagagaagttgtttgtgcttattttatccatatttgtcacagctgctggttgtaAAGGTCTGAGCTCAGACTTCACTGTTGTTCTGTAACCCCCGGCAACAGGCTGCACGtagggaataacagctactttgagactgattttgctccCCCTCACCTTCATGTCGTCCCGGGTCCACACGGCCCGGACCGTCTGCAGGTTCTTGTGGCGGCTGCTCAGCATCACACACATGGTCTCGTGGCCCTTCTTGATCTGGGACAGAGCCTCCTCGTCACTCAGGCTGCCCGAGTTCTGCTGCCCTGAGAACTGGGAGATAGAGACGTTTAGAGACGTTTAGAGACGCTCAGAGACGCtgagaaacacctgcagaaatactgcaggaatgacatagcagcagttaaatgcagccttctgtaagctttaaatatccactgggcttacatcaaatacatcaaaacacaacaataaaaaacacttttctgaacttatcaatatgactctgtccttcacaggataagtaaaatggatcactgcaaaaactctaaatcttaacaagaatatttgtcttatttctagttaaaatgtctcattttagtaaagaaatctcattccacttaaaacaagactcatcactggaaaaaacaacaattttcacctgtttcaagtagattttcacttaaaataagtagaaaaatctgccagtggaacaggatttttttgcttgtaataagaagataaatcttgtcccactggcagatttttctacttatttcaagtgaaaattgacttgaaataggtgaaaatggtcaaataagttatttttctggtgatgactctaaatgttgaaatagcagtaaaaccacattcattgatgaaatgactatggatggaaaggggggatggcagttttacaggggggatgatttggaccgtttttatttcagggggggtgccatcccccctcatcccccctcatcccccctcatctccagtactgccGACGCCTCGCCGACGCCCCACCTCCACTCACCGGCAGGAAGTCGGCCACGTTGAGGCCGATGGGCTCGTTCCTGGTGCTGAGGATGATCTTGGGCTGTTTGGACTTGGTGGAGGTCACCGGGGCTGCAGGGGGGGGCTGGCTGGAGGAGGGGGGGTCACCGGACGCAGGGACCGCTGCCGACGGGGCGGGGCGCTTCGCACAGGAGATGACTGTGGGCTCCACCCGCTGGACGGGGGTGGAGGTGGCCAGGGGGGGGGCCTGGGAACGGACACACGTGATCATTACAGTGTTTAGATGCAGGACCTGCCCATGGTACAGCTACAGCTACGCTCTCCTCCGCTACAGAACCAGGACTCAATCTCTGGAGCCGCAGAACCCACCTATCAACGCTAAACACctgaacaacaaaacaccagctTTTATTTTCACTTCACTGACCTCCTGCTGCCTTCACTGACCTCCTGCTGCCTTCACTGACCTCCTGCTGCCTTCACTGACCTCCTGCTGCCTTCACTGACCTCCTGCTGCCTTCACTGACCTCCTGCTGCCTTCACTGACCTCGTGCTGCCTTCACTGACCTCCTGCTGCCTTCACTGACCTCCTGCTGCCTTCACTGACCTCGTGCTGCCTTCACTGACCTCGTGCTGCCTTCACTGACCTCGTGCTGCCTTCACTGACCTCGTGCTGCCTTCACTGACCTCGTGCTGCCTTCACTGACCTCGTGCTGCCTTCACTGACGTGCTGCCTTCACTGACCTCCTGCTGCCTTCACTGACCTCCTGCTGCCTTCACTGACCTCGTGCTGCCTTCACTGACCTCGTGCTGCCTTCAATGACCTCGTGCTGCCTTCACTGACCTCCTGCTGCCTTCACTGACCTCGTGCTGCCTTCACTGACCTCGTGCTGCCTTCACTGACCTCGTGCTGCCTTCACTGTCCTCCTGCTGCCTTCACTGACCTCCTGCTGCCTTCACTGACCTCCTGCTGCCTTCACTGACCTCGTGCTGCCTTCACTGACCCGCTACAGCCCTCACCCACCTCGTGCTGCCTTCACTGACCTCGTGCTGCCTTCACTGACCTCGTGCTGCCTTCACTGACCTCCTGCTGCCTTCACTGACCTCGTGCTGCCTTCACTGACCTCCTGCTGCCTTCACTGACCTGCTGCCTTCACTGACCTCGTGCTGCCTTCACTGACCCGCTACAGCCCTCACCCACCTCGTGCTGCCTTCACTGACCTGCTGCCTTTCAGGAAACGGAGGAATCATGTCCTTCAGCTGTCGGCCGATCGCCAGCACGGTCTCTGGGGGGAAGAGGAGGGAGTTATTGTGATTTCCTGACGTAAGAGCTTCAGAACAGCGTGCTGAggtctccatggtgacggtggagcagctgcagctgctgcagctcctgcagcaccGGTCAGGCCGGCAGCAGCCGGGTTCTGGACTCACCGTCTTCAGGAGGAGCGGAGAACGGCTCCGAGGTCCTGGGAGGAGTCCGAGCTGCAACAGACACACAGAGACCATCACAGAAGTGATCACAAGTGTTCCAGCCGGGGACTCGGTGTGGGACGGAACAGGAGCGGACTGGGACGACCCTCAGGGGAACTGGGAGG
This genomic interval from Cololabis saira isolate AMF1-May2022 chromosome 2, fColSai1.1, whole genome shotgun sequence contains the following:
- the gtf2a2 gene encoding transcription initiation factor IIA subunit 2, whose amino-acid sequence is MAYQLYRNTTLGNSLQESLDELIQTQQITPQLALQVLLQFDKAINTALANRVRNRVNFRGSLNTYRFCDNVWTFVLNDVEFREVTDLVKVDKVKIVACDGKNSGSNAAE